One stretch of bacterium DNA includes these proteins:
- a CDS encoding cupin domain-containing protein encodes MAEPRIDLERVERDWTARGYTFGRFTDLPGREWKDYAHSTDEVMMVVEGEVEVELAGRKFTARPGEEINIPAGEPHSIRNVGPSVARWINGYKRMLRGGG; translated from the coding sequence ATGGCCGAGCCTAGGATCGACTTGGAGCGCGTCGAACGGGACTGGACGGCGCGCGGCTACACGTTCGGGCGGTTCACCGACCTGCCGGGCCGCGAGTGGAAGGACTACGCGCATTCGACCGACGAGGTGATGATGGTCGTCGAGGGCGAAGTGGAGGTGGAGCTTGCCGGGCGCAAGTTCACCGCGAGGCCGGGCGAGGAAATCAACATCCCCGCGGGCGAGCCGCATTCGATCCGCAACGTCGGCCCGAGCGTCGCGCGGTGGATAAACGGCTACAAGCGGATGCTGCGCGGGGGAGGGTAA
- a CDS encoding ABC transporter ATP-binding protein has translation MADAALCVNGLTKSYGDVRALAGLSFSVAPGEVYGLLGPNGAGKSTAISIIATLLQPDSGEVSVLGRDVRANPAAAKTLLGVIPQDVAIYRELTGRENLAFFGTLYGLSGAKLKSRVDEVLSLVGLADVAGRRAATYSGGMKRRLNIGASLIHEPPLVLLDEPTVGVDPQSRNHIFELVLELKSRGTSFLYTTHYMEEAERLCGRVGIIDGGRIIAEGTIAELIALGPEDDRLEIELRGDGASAESLSLSLNEYSPSFENHLLTMRVRGASGKLPSIIETISRFGAEIASVRVIEPNLEGVFLHLTGKKLREGE, from the coding sequence ATGGCGGATGCCGCGCTTTGCGTAAACGGACTCACCAAAAGCTACGGCGACGTCCGCGCGCTCGCCGGCCTGTCGTTTTCCGTCGCGCCGGGCGAAGTGTACGGGCTGCTCGGCCCAAACGGCGCGGGCAAGTCCACCGCGATTTCGATTATCGCGACGCTTCTGCAGCCGGATTCGGGCGAGGTGTCGGTGCTCGGCCGCGACGTGCGCGCAAATCCCGCGGCGGCGAAAACGCTCCTCGGCGTGATCCCGCAGGACGTCGCGATTTACAGGGAACTCACCGGCCGCGAGAACCTTGCGTTTTTCGGAACGCTGTACGGGCTTTCGGGCGCGAAACTCAAATCCCGCGTCGACGAGGTGCTTTCGCTCGTCGGACTCGCGGACGTCGCGGGACGGCGCGCCGCGACCTACAGCGGCGGAATGAAGCGAAGGCTCAACATCGGCGCGAGCCTCATCCACGAGCCGCCGCTTGTACTTTTGGACGAGCCGACGGTGGGAGTGGATCCGCAGTCGCGCAACCACATTTTCGAGCTTGTCCTTGAGTTGAAATCGCGCGGGACGAGCTTCCTTTACACGACGCATTACATGGAAGAGGCCGAGCGGCTGTGCGGCCGCGTCGGAATAATCGACGGCGGCAGGATAATCGCGGAAGGGACGATCGCGGAGCTGATCGCGCTGGGGCCGGAGGACGACAGGCTGGAAATCGAGCTGCGCGGAGACGGCGCATCCGCCGAGAGCCTCTCCCTCTCCCTAAATGAATATTCCCCGTCGTTCGAGAACCATTTGCTCACGATGCGCGTCCGCGGCGCGTCCGGAAAGCTGCCCTCGATAATCGAGACGATTTCGCGCTTCGGCGCGGAAATCGCCAGCGTGAGGGTGATCGAGCCGAACCTCGAAGGCGTTTTCCTCCATCTCACGGGCAAGAAGCTGCGGGAGGGCGAATGA
- a CDS encoding EamA family transporter: MARKSPFIIPPVSIPLTGALALLGRTVGLGVERPSIKALGKGRDSIAATTVYFGLGELLLLPLVAWQWATPPGYAADIGAWILPALASGAIYAVAFNTYVWGMSIGEVSYLSPLYASMFVFLYAMDLLAGNAKFGLLPAAGVAAVALGVILLQIEPGRRVLEILNPLNVLRRPGAVGMLIYAFGLALGRIIDKSAADVAPPVLYAFVDNAPCVIAGIAILAFRGRAGLIARLARERFWIAAIGAFAGMYAYVLMLVALDFFPPSVVEPVTQMSVFIAIALGGIWFKEPVRARWLPAALVVAGAAILMASR; encoded by the coding sequence ATGGCGCGCAAATCGCCGTTTATAATCCCCCCCGTGTCTATTCCCCTCACCGGCGCGCTGGCGCTTCTGGGCCGCACCGTCGGCCTCGGCGTCGAGCGGCCGTCCATCAAGGCGCTCGGTAAGGGCCGCGACTCGATCGCGGCGACAACGGTCTACTTCGGCCTTGGCGAACTTCTGCTTTTGCCTCTGGTAGCCTGGCAATGGGCCACGCCGCCGGGCTACGCGGCGGACATCGGCGCGTGGATACTCCCCGCGCTCGCGTCGGGCGCGATTTACGCGGTCGCGTTCAACACCTACGTGTGGGGGATGAGCATCGGCGAAGTGAGTTACCTTTCGCCGCTGTACGCGTCGATGTTCGTGTTTCTGTATGCGATGGACCTGCTCGCGGGGAACGCGAAGTTCGGACTGCTTCCCGCCGCTGGAGTGGCCGCGGTCGCGCTTGGCGTGATTTTGCTCCAGATCGAGCCGGGCAGGCGCGTCCTCGAAATCCTCAATCCGCTGAACGTACTGCGGCGGCCCGGCGCGGTCGGAATGCTGATTTACGCGTTCGGGCTGGCGCTTGGACGGATAATAGACAAAAGCGCGGCGGACGTCGCGCCGCCGGTGCTGTACGCGTTCGTGGACAACGCGCCATGCGTCATTGCGGGAATCGCGATTCTCGCGTTCCGCGGGCGCGCGGGGCTGATCGCGCGGCTCGCGCGGGAGCGCTTCTGGATCGCGGCGATCGGCGCGTTCGCAGGGATGTACGCGTACGTGTTGATGCTCGTCGCGCTGGACTTTTTCCCGCCGAGCGTCGTCGAGCCGGTGACGCAGATGAGCGTGTTCATCGCGATCGCGCTGGGCGGTATCTGGTTCAAGGAACCGGTGCGCGCGCGGTGGCTGCCCGCGGCGCTCGTCGTCGCGGGCGCGGCGATACTTATGGCGTCGCGGTGA
- a CDS encoding ABC transporter permease encodes MKKIGAITLTALRLYFRQPTALLMSLAVPVVVMTVFGIVFGGMAGTEDMDKPHAAIADEDKSDASKRVVDFLSKLGSIEISLTEKKKNDDGTAIETAWTRASAEDAIRAGRLATAIVIPAGFGKSVSGMMSAESLANEDARPTLEVLADTASPVTSEIVSGILYQAGFMALGPDVAGEGMGIIGNQLGIPDEYVKQIQNWMGENREFMTGGAGSGVGGAGGESLIRVEKVDVLGEKKANPVFSHQVAGVLTMWMLFTVAASGASLLRERESGTLRRILIAPVTPAAFIFGKYVAFFLVASLQTWVMFIAGWLIFKVEIFEHFWALLVFGALCGLAATGFGILLAALCKTQEQVGAVSSMIILTMSALGGSMLPREFMPGWMKEIGYFTFNGWAMDGFTKIFWRDMALSGIALECIVMAGIAIALTGIAAMLFSKRFAQ; translated from the coding sequence ATGAAAAAAATCGGCGCAATAACCCTGACCGCGCTGCGGCTTTATTTCCGCCAGCCGACCGCGCTTTTGATGAGCTTGGCGGTGCCCGTCGTCGTGATGACGGTTTTCGGGATCGTTTTCGGCGGGATGGCCGGAACCGAGGACATGGACAAGCCGCACGCCGCGATCGCGGACGAGGACAAGTCCGACGCGTCCAAGCGCGTAGTGGATTTTCTTTCCAAGCTCGGCTCGATAGAGATTTCTCTGACGGAGAAAAAGAAAAACGACGACGGAACGGCAATCGAAACCGCGTGGACGCGCGCGTCCGCGGAGGACGCGATCCGCGCTGGCAGGCTAGCCACGGCGATTGTGATTCCGGCCGGATTCGGAAAATCTGTTTCCGGGATGATGAGCGCGGAAAGCCTGGCCAACGAGGACGCGAGGCCCACACTCGAAGTGCTGGCGGATACCGCGAGTCCGGTGACGTCCGAAATCGTGTCGGGAATCCTCTACCAGGCGGGGTTCATGGCGCTCGGGCCGGACGTCGCGGGCGAGGGGATGGGCATTATCGGCAATCAACTCGGCATCCCCGACGAATATGTTAAGCAGATTCAAAATTGGATGGGCGAAAACCGCGAATTCATGACCGGCGGGGCCGGTTCCGGCGTGGGCGGCGCGGGCGGCGAGTCGCTGATCCGCGTCGAAAAAGTGGACGTGCTCGGCGAAAAGAAAGCCAATCCCGTTTTCAGCCACCAGGTGGCGGGCGTCCTCACGATGTGGATGCTCTTCACCGTCGCGGCCAGCGGCGCGTCGCTTTTGCGCGAGCGCGAAAGCGGGACGCTGCGTCGCATCCTCATCGCGCCGGTCACGCCGGCCGCGTTCATCTTCGGCAAATACGTTGCATTCTTTCTCGTCGCGTCGCTCCAGACCTGGGTGATGTTCATCGCCGGCTGGCTTATCTTCAAGGTCGAGATATTCGAGCACTTCTGGGCGCTCCTCGTTTTCGGCGCGCTGTGCGGGCTTGCGGCGACCGGGTTCGGGATACTCCTCGCCGCGCTGTGCAAGACGCAGGAGCAGGTCGGCGCGGTTTCCTCGATGATCATCCTAACGATGAGCGCGCTTGGGGGGAGCATGCTGCCGCGCGAGTTCATGCCCGGATGGATGAAGGAAATCGGCTACTTCACGTTCAACGGATGGGCGATGGACGGGTTCACGAAGATTTTCTGGCGGGACATGGCGCTGTCCGGCATCGCTCTCGAATGCATCGTTATGGCCGGAATCGCGATCGCGCTGACGGGCATCGCCGCGATGCTGTTTTCAAAGCGGTTCGCGCAGTGA
- a CDS encoding TrkH family potassium uptake protein, translated as MNLYITSRIMGQLLFALAVAELFPLVCAAIYGETRIVIAFVWSIAAAASAGAMLFFIGGLRKEEIFRKEALFIVGAGWVLAGLLGALPFVISGQMHYVDAVFETISGFTTTGASILTDVETVPKGLLFWRSFTHWLGGMGIVVLFIAVLPTLGVGGKHLYHVEAPGPAAEGLRPKIRDTAGILWKIYLGLSIAEVLLLLLTGMPLFDALCHTFGTMATGGFSTKNASIGYYNSVSAAAGVSVTIIVTIFMFLAGANFSLYYQALKKKWLFFKDSEFKAYLGIFLAALFAIYCTLLLSGTHSNGFKAFLDSAFQTSSIMTTTGYATADFNMWPSVARAILILLMFFGGCAGSTGGGMKIVRVIILAKWAWRSIVHSFRPQSVMHIKLGKLAVDRDVEEQTVGFAIVFIAIFSLGTLFIAAFGHDLVTSYSSVIACLGNIGPGLGQVGPMVNYSFFSPIEKIFLTWCMLVGRLEVFPMLVAFAPGFWKK; from the coding sequence ATGAATCTTTACATTACCAGCCGGATAATGGGGCAGCTTCTCTTTGCGCTGGCCGTGGCCGAATTGTTCCCGCTGGTCTGTGCGGCGATTTACGGTGAAACGCGCATCGTGATCGCGTTCGTGTGGAGCATAGCGGCGGCGGCGTCCGCGGGTGCGATGCTTTTTTTCATCGGCGGACTCAGGAAGGAGGAGATATTCAGAAAGGAAGCCCTTTTCATCGTCGGTGCGGGATGGGTTCTTGCCGGGCTTTTGGGCGCGCTTCCATTTGTCATTTCCGGGCAAATGCATTATGTGGATGCGGTCTTCGAGACGATAAGCGGATTCACGACCACAGGCGCGAGCATTCTTACCGATGTCGAAACGGTTCCGAAGGGATTGCTGTTCTGGCGCTCGTTCACGCACTGGCTTGGCGGCATGGGAATAGTAGTTTTGTTCATCGCGGTGCTGCCGACGCTTGGCGTCGGCGGCAAGCACCTTTACCACGTCGAGGCGCCGGGTCCGGCGGCTGAAGGTCTGCGCCCGAAGATCAGGGACACCGCGGGTATTCTGTGGAAAATCTATTTGGGGCTGTCAATCGCCGAAGTCCTTTTGCTGTTGCTCACGGGAATGCCGCTTTTCGATGCACTGTGCCACACTTTCGGCACGATGGCGACCGGCGGATTTTCGACGAAAAATGCGAGCATCGGCTATTACAATTCGGTTTCAGCAGCAGCCGGGGTTTCCGTAACCATAATCGTGACGATTTTTATGTTTCTGGCGGGAGCCAACTTCAGCCTTTATTATCAGGCGCTCAAGAAAAAATGGCTGTTTTTCAAAGATTCCGAGTTTAAAGCATATCTTGGAATATTCCTTGCCGCATTGTTCGCTATTTACTGCACGCTTCTCCTGTCGGGTACACACTCCAACGGGTTCAAGGCGTTTCTTGACAGCGCGTTCCAGACATCCAGCATTATGACCACTACGGGCTACGCGACGGCGGATTTCAACATGTGGCCTTCGGTCGCCCGCGCGATTTTGATACTTCTCATGTTCTTCGGCGGCTGCGCGGGCAGCACCGGAGGCGGAATGAAAATAGTAAGGGTAATAATCCTTGCGAAATGGGCCTGGCGAAGCATCGTTCACTCGTTCCGCCCTCAGTCGGTCATGCACATCAAGCTCGGCAAGCTCGCGGTGGATCGCGACGTCGAGGAGCAAACGGTCGGATTCGCGATCGTTTTCATCGCGATTTTCTCGCTCGGCACGCTTTTCATCGCCGCGTTCGGGCACGACCTCGTGACGAGTTATTCGAGCGTGATAGCCTGCCTAGGAAACATCGGGCCGGGACTGGGCCAGGTGGGGCCGATGGTGAATTATTCGTTCTTTTCGCCGATTGAAAAGATATTTCTAACGTGGTGCATGCTCGTCGGCCGTCTCGAAGTGTTCCCGATGCTCGTCGCGTTCGCCCCGGGATTTTGGAAAAAGTAG
- the trkA gene encoding Trk system potassium transporter TrkA — protein sequence MDIIIAGAGEVGFHLAKQLAAENHNVTVVDSDERGIERVQNELDVNALAGNAASAVVLEKAEVAGCELFLAMTDRDEVNMLSALIAKRLGAKRTVARIRRQEDLVGRQRFYRNLLGIDLVVNPDRLTAQEIKKLVKEAGSAGVEDYAYGQVHLRRVAVKPGSPITKKPLKDVKLPAGILIAAIIRGAEIIIPSGNDQVAGGDHIIAITTRETLAAIRKLVGECELVTKRVMIAGDSHIAEEIAASLANLPIEVKLIASDRRRAFEISEAHAHVQVVEGDCRSMPFLKEEHIELTDIFVAATEADEVSVMSALLAKEGGAKEVVAVVNKREYLQITHRLQLDVVLSPRLLAVNKILKFVRFGNINSISLIGEGEAEIIEFTAVANSRGVGKPLKSLALPRGSIVGAIVKEHEVVIPRGDDTIEGGDSVILFTLAENIKSIEKLFGALAVNGANSGLAAPQEA from the coding sequence ATGGATATCATAATTGCCGGCGCGGGCGAAGTTGGCTTTCACCTTGCTAAGCAACTCGCCGCCGAGAACCACAACGTGACGGTGGTGGACTCCGACGAGCGGGGCATCGAACGCGTCCAAAACGAGCTGGACGTGAACGCGCTCGCGGGCAACGCCGCGTCCGCGGTCGTGCTCGAAAAGGCCGAAGTGGCCGGATGCGAGCTTTTCCTCGCGATGACCGACCGCGACGAGGTGAACATGCTCTCGGCGCTCATCGCCAAGCGGCTGGGGGCAAAGCGAACCGTGGCGCGAATCCGCCGCCAGGAGGACTTGGTCGGCCGCCAGCGGTTTTACCGCAACCTTTTGGGAATTGACCTCGTCGTCAATCCCGACCGGCTGACCGCGCAGGAGATAAAGAAGCTGGTTAAGGAAGCCGGCTCGGCGGGTGTGGAGGACTACGCGTACGGCCAGGTTCACCTGCGGCGGGTCGCGGTCAAGCCGGGCAGCCCGATCACGAAGAAGCCGCTAAAGGACGTCAAGCTGCCTGCGGGGATTTTGATAGCGGCAATTATCCGAGGCGCGGAGATAATCATCCCGAGCGGCAACGACCAGGTGGCGGGCGGCGACCACATCATCGCCATAACAACGAGGGAGACGCTTGCCGCAATCCGCAAGCTCGTCGGCGAGTGCGAGCTTGTAACAAAGCGCGTGATGATCGCGGGCGACAGCCACATTGCGGAGGAAATCGCGGCAAGCCTGGCCAACCTTCCGATCGAGGTCAAGCTGATTGCGTCCGACAGGCGGCGCGCGTTCGAGATTTCCGAGGCTCACGCCCACGTCCAAGTTGTGGAGGGCGATTGCCGCAGCATGCCCTTCCTCAAGGAGGAGCACATCGAGCTGACCGATATATTCGTCGCGGCGACCGAAGCCGACGAAGTTTCCGTAATGAGCGCGCTGCTTGCCAAGGAGGGGGGGGCGAAGGAAGTCGTCGCCGTCGTAAACAAGCGCGAATACCTGCAAATCACGCACAGGCTGCAGCTTGACGTCGTGCTGTCGCCGCGGCTTCTGGCGGTCAACAAGATTTTGAAATTCGTCCGTTTCGGCAACATCAACTCGATTTCACTCATCGGTGAAGGCGAGGCGGAGATCATCGAGTTCACGGCGGTCGCGAATTCGCGGGGAGTCGGCAAGCCGCTTAAGTCGCTGGCGCTGCCGAGGGGATCGATCGTGGGCGCGATCGTCAAAGAGCACGAGGTCGTGATTCCACGCGGCGACGACACAATCGAAGGCGGGGACAGCGTAATTCTTTTCACGCTGGCCGAAAACATTAAGTCAATTGAAAAATTGTTCGGCGCGCTCGCGGTGAACGGCGCAAACTCAGGGCTGGCAGCTCCACAGGAAGCATGA
- a CDS encoding SOS response-associated peptidase yields the protein MCGRYTLVTDLKLLAEHFGFAADEMRAAGADNVRPRYNIAPSQDAAVVIAPADSQKPALPGDEMTVLVGPERRLVMMRWGLVPAWAKDEKIGDKMINARAETVAEKPSFKNALKSRRCLIPADGFYEWTQTSYGRKAPIRFTMKDGRPFAMAGLYETWKRPEGDVLFSFTIITTEANEVLRPYHHRMPVIIPPERYALWLDTNVTDTEKLQKMLLPYPADEMRGYKVSSAVNSPRNDVPECIEEKPDERGDGRA from the coding sequence ATGTGCGGTAGATACACGCTGGTGACCGACCTGAAGCTCCTGGCGGAGCACTTCGGGTTCGCCGCGGACGAAATGCGCGCGGCGGGCGCGGACAACGTTCGCCCGCGGTACAACATCGCGCCCAGCCAGGACGCGGCGGTCGTGATCGCGCCCGCGGACTCGCAGAAACCGGCACTGCCCGGCGACGAGATGACGGTGCTGGTCGGCCCGGAGCGCAGGCTTGTCATGATGCGATGGGGGCTTGTCCCCGCCTGGGCGAAGGACGAGAAGATCGGCGACAAGATGATAAACGCGCGCGCGGAGACCGTCGCGGAAAAGCCGTCCTTCAAAAACGCGCTCAAGTCCCGTCGGTGCCTGATTCCGGCGGATGGATTTTACGAGTGGACGCAGACGAGCTACGGGCGAAAGGCGCCGATCCGGTTCACGATGAAGGACGGGCGGCCGTTCGCGATGGCGGGGCTGTACGAAACCTGGAAGCGGCCGGAAGGCGACGTGCTTTTCAGCTTCACGATTATCACGACCGAGGCGAACGAGGTGCTTCGGCCGTACCACCACAGAATGCCGGTAATCATTCCGCCGGAGCGGTACGCGCTATGGCTCGATACGAACGTCACAGACACGGAAAAGTTGCAAAAAATGCTTCTGCCATACCCGGCGGATGAAATGCGCGGGTATAAAGTATCGAGCGCTGTAAATTCGCCGAGGAACGATGTACCAGAGTGCATCGAGGAGAAACCAGATGAACGAGGGGATGGCCGAGCCTAG